TGAAGGATAAATTTAATCAAAGTCTGGGTAATGCTAGATTTGTCTGGAATAATTTATTAACAGAATACCAAAAAACCTTTGAATTATTTAAACAACATGGCTATACAAGGCTAAAATGCAATCAAACCACATTCAACACCATGTTAACAATGTTGAAAAAACAATATCCATTTTTGTATAAAAGTGAGTCAAGTAGCTTGCAACA
This genomic window from Methanobrevibacter sp. contains:
- a CDS encoding helix-turn-helix domain-containing protein, with amino-acid sequence MFYGCNIVNEGLRVKLYPDKVMKDKFNQSLGNARFVWNNLLTEYQKTFELFKQHGYTRLKCNQTTFNTMLTMLKKQYPFLYKSESSSLQ